In Betaproteobacteria bacterium, a single genomic region encodes these proteins:
- a CDS encoding amidase: protein MALAPTQSSKLPLYAMSLKEAAHRLALGELTSEAYTLALLARIEEKEPEIRAWAWMDQDHALDAARKLDARRAAGSFLGTLHGLPVGVKDIFLTRGVTTSMGSKIYSGYVPSHNAEVVDRLEAAGGFSLGKTVTTEFAFMVPSKTRNPWNTAHTPGGSSSGSAAAVACGMVGAALATQTNGSVIRPAAFCGVVGYKPGTGVLSTEGILPFSPTLDQPGVMARSVEDAAFVAARIAHSKWVLSPHVTALGKAPLLIAYRTHQWHLVSEAQRERYRLDIAMYRAAGAVVDELEMPPVFNESHRVHRCIMLYEAARAAREVRAAHRDLISEFLNKALDEGEAISGVEYRSAMEKRLAMKRTFAGLLEDHDAIVTPPAADEAPTLESTGDPSLCTLWTLLGVSAITIPTGLGPNGLPLGVQIIGNPGESNHLLSTAAWCERRAGFKGLV from the coding sequence ATGGCCCTTGCCCCCACACAATCGTCCAAGCTCCCCTTGTATGCCATGAGCTTGAAGGAAGCCGCGCACCGGCTCGCCCTCGGCGAACTGACGAGCGAGGCCTACACGCTGGCCTTGCTCGCGCGCATCGAGGAGAAAGAGCCGGAGATTCGAGCGTGGGCTTGGATGGACCAGGACCATGCCTTGGATGCCGCGCGCAAACTGGACGCGCGTCGCGCGGCGGGCAGTTTCCTGGGCACGCTGCATGGGTTGCCCGTGGGCGTGAAGGATATCTTCCTTACGCGCGGCGTGACCACGAGCATGGGCTCGAAAATCTATTCCGGGTACGTGCCCAGCCACAACGCCGAGGTGGTGGACCGCCTGGAAGCCGCAGGGGGGTTTTCGCTGGGCAAGACGGTGACCACGGAGTTTGCATTCATGGTGCCGTCCAAGACACGCAATCCGTGGAATACGGCGCATACGCCGGGAGGTTCGTCCAGTGGCTCGGCGGCGGCGGTGGCTTGTGGCATGGTCGGGGCCGCTTTGGCCACGCAGACCAATGGCTCGGTGATTCGCCCGGCCGCTTTTTGCGGTGTGGTGGGTTACAAACCAGGCACAGGGGTGCTTTCCACCGAGGGCATATTGCCCTTTAGCCCAACCTTGGACCAGCCCGGCGTCATGGCGCGAAGCGTGGAAGACGCGGCGTTTGTCGCGGCGCGCATTGCCCACTCCAAGTGGGTGTTGAGTCCGCATGTGACTGCGCTGGGCAAGGCGCCCTTGCTCATCGCTTACCGAACCCACCAGTGGCACTTGGTGTCCGAAGCGCAGCGCGAGCGTTACCGGCTTGACATCGCCATGTACCGTGCCGCCGGTGCCGTGGTGGACGAACTGGAGATGCCCCCGGTATTCAACGAATCTCACCGCGTACACCGTTGCATCATGCTCTACGAGGCCGCGCGCGCGGCACGGGAAGTGCGCGCCGCCCATCGCGATCTCATCAGCGAATTCCTCAATAAAGCGCTCGACGAAGGCGAGGCCATCAGCGGCGTGGAGTACCGTTCCGCGATGGAGAAGCGCCTGGCCATGAAGCGCACATTCGCCGGGCTCCTGGAAGATCACGACGCCATCGTGACGCCACCCGCGGCGGACGAGGCGCCCACATTGGAGAGTACGGGCGATCCCAGTTTGTGCACCCTGTGGACTTTGCTGGGGGTGTCGGCGATCACGATACCGACAGGGTTAGGCCCCAATGGTTTGCCGCTGGGTGTGCAGATCATCGGTAACCCAGGAGAGTCCAATCATCTGCTGTCAACGGCGGCTTGGTGCGAGCGGCGCGCGGGATTCAAGGGCTTGGTATAG
- a CDS encoding 2-hydroxy-3-oxopropionate reductase, which produces MGDKLAFIGLGLMGRPMALNLLKAGNKLRVYARRAESMTPLTEAGAQGCASPADAARGSDVIIVMVSGTPDVEQVVLGAQGIIEGTAKGSVVVDMSTISPVATREIASKLAAKGVEMLDAPVSGGDVGAINATLSIMVGGKPEIFARVKPLFEEMGKNIVHIGPNGAGQVAKCCNQILGGVTIEAVAEALTLARKNGVDPYKVREALLGGFAHSKVLEIHGKRMLDRDFKPGFKARLHRKDLRIVMDTAARMNIALPQAALVAQHLNALVGRGLGEEDSSAIVKVIERASGVEGAS; this is translated from the coding sequence ATGGGCGATAAACTTGCGTTCATAGGCTTGGGGCTAATGGGCCGCCCCATGGCGCTCAATCTCCTCAAGGCGGGCAACAAGCTTCGTGTTTATGCGCGGCGCGCGGAATCCATGACACCGCTTACCGAAGCGGGCGCGCAAGGATGTGCATCGCCCGCGGATGCCGCGCGCGGCAGCGATGTGATCATCGTCATGGTGTCCGGTACGCCGGACGTGGAGCAAGTCGTGTTGGGCGCGCAAGGAATCATCGAAGGCACGGCGAAGGGCAGCGTGGTGGTGGACATGAGCACCATCTCGCCCGTGGCCACGCGCGAGATCGCCTCTAAGCTCGCGGCCAAGGGGGTGGAGATGCTCGATGCGCCGGTCTCCGGCGGCGATGTGGGCGCCATCAACGCAACCCTTTCCATCATGGTGGGTGGCAAGCCTGAAATTTTCGCGCGCGTGAAGCCGCTGTTCGAGGAGATGGGAAAAAACATCGTGCACATAGGCCCCAACGGCGCGGGACAAGTGGCGAAGTGCTGCAACCAAATTCTCGGGGGAGTCACCATCGAGGCTGTCGCCGAAGCCTTGACCTTGGCGCGCAAGAACGGCGTAGACCCTTACAAAGTCCGCGAAGCGCTGCTTGGAGGTTTCGCTCACAGCAAAGTGCTGGAGATTCACGGCAAGCGCATGCTTGACCGCGATTTCAAACCGGGTTTCAAGGCAAGATTGCATCGCAAGGATTTGCGCATCGTGATGGATACCGCCGCCAGAATGAACATCGCTCTGCCACAAGCCGCCCTGGTTGCCCAGCACCTCAACGCCTTGGTGGGCCGTGGCCTGGGTGAGGAAGACTCCTCCGCCATCGTCAAGGTGATCGAGCGCGCCTCCGGTGTGGAGGGCGCATCATGA
- a CDS encoding NAD(P)-dependent oxidoreductase: MKVGFIGLGSMGAPMAANILKGGHELFVWARREETTRPMVSAGARRCASPKEVGAQAEVVVLVVTTGHDVEQVVLGEDGIAAGANPGTVVIDCGTIPPDTARRICNTLRARGMQMLDSPVSGGEAGAKAATLSIMVGGDAGTFERMQPLYQCMGKTIVYMGESGAGQVAKACNQLTLVVMLQGIAEAMVFARANGVDFKPIWEALMKGFAGSRMLEVFGTRMMNREFVAGLPAALHHKDIHIVLENAQATKTALPAGALAAQAFNALMAQPRAQEGTHWDSAAMLKVMEEMSGISGK; encoded by the coding sequence ATGAAGGTTGGGTTCATCGGGCTGGGATCCATGGGCGCTCCCATGGCCGCCAACATCCTGAAGGGCGGCCATGAGTTATTCGTCTGGGCGCGCCGTGAAGAAACCACGCGGCCTATGGTGAGCGCGGGTGCGAGGCGCTGTGCATCTCCGAAGGAGGTGGGGGCGCAAGCCGAAGTCGTGGTGCTTGTCGTCACCACCGGTCACGATGTCGAGCAAGTCGTGCTCGGAGAAGACGGTATCGCGGCCGGCGCCAATCCCGGAACGGTAGTCATCGATTGCGGGACCATTCCACCGGACACGGCCCGGCGCATCTGCAACACGCTGCGCGCACGCGGCATGCAGATGCTTGATTCCCCGGTATCGGGCGGCGAAGCGGGCGCGAAGGCCGCCACCCTTTCCATCATGGTGGGCGGTGACGCGGGCACGTTCGAACGCATGCAACCCCTCTACCAATGCATGGGCAAAACCATCGTCTACATGGGCGAGAGCGGCGCGGGCCAAGTGGCGAAGGCCTGTAACCAACTCACTCTCGTGGTCATGCTCCAAGGCATCGCCGAAGCGATGGTTTTCGCGCGCGCCAATGGCGTGGATTTCAAGCCTATTTGGGAAGCGTTGATGAAAGGCTTCGCCGGCAGCCGCATGCTGGAAGTCTTCGGCACGCGTATGATGAACCGTGAATTCGTTGCAGGCTTGCCCGCCGCCTTGCATCACAAGGACATTCACATCGTGCTGGAAAATGCCCAAGCAACGAAGACCGCTTTGCCCGCGGGCGCCCTCGCGGCGCAAGCCTTCAACGCCCTGATGGCACAACCGCGGGCGCAAGAGGGCACGCATTGGGATTCCGCGGCGATGCTGAAAGTGATGGAAGAGATGTCTGGAATTTCAGGGAAGTAA